The Rudaeicoccus suwonensis sequence CTTCAGATGCTGCTGCGTGAGTGTCACGCCGTCGACCCGTCCCTCGATGTATGTCGCCAGCCCGGTCACCTCGAGCACCTTCTCGGTGTTGGCGCTGGACGACACCACGAAGCGACGCAGACCGGCCTCCTGTGCGGCCTGCAGGTAGCGACGGCTGCCGTCATACACCGTGACGCCGTCGTGTTCGATCGCGTGCTGCACCTGCTCGTTCTTGCGGTTGCCGAGACCCCAGACGGTGGCGGCCTCCGCCGGGTCGTCGGGGTCGCCGTCCGGCAGGTGTATGTCGCGGGATTCCAAGAAGTCGCGGACGCCGTCCTGGCGTGGTTTGCCGTCGACGAAGTCGTTGTAGTCCTTGTCGGTGAACTCCTGAAAGTCGTTGCCATCTTTGGCTTTCAGGTAAGCATCGAAGGTTTTCTTCCATGCGGCGCGGTGCACGCTCGCGGTGTCGGTCAGCACACCGTCGAGATCGAACAGGCAGGTCGTGATGGTGTCCGGTAATCCGAGCATCGGTCATCTTTCAGGCGCGACATGCCCCGTCGGCAAGTCGTCGGTGGGGCCGATCCGCTTCGCAGGCTAATGCAGTTGGCCGGAGATGCCCGGAGGGCTTGCCGCGATGTCCGACGGTGGGGCGGTCATGACGCCCCACCGTCGAACATCGAGTCTCGGGTCAGTCAGGTGGTGGGCTGCTGCCCGGCAAGCTCGGCGATGTCTCGTCGCATTGCCTGGGGGTCGTCGGCGGTCGCCAGAACGGCTTCGACCACCGGATCCTCGACATCGATGATCGCGGCCAGCAGGTGGCCGGCCGTCAGTCCGGTGGGTCGACGGCCTTCCTCGCGTGCAGCTATCGCCTGCGCGCGCAGACCGCCGAAGAGTTCGCGCTGCAGCTGGCGAAGGCTCGGCGTGAGATTGCCGAAGCCCCGGAACCGTCGGCTCTGCGGTCCGCGGCTGCCTCGGCCGCGAGGTCCGCCGAAAAACTCCCCGAACGGCCCGAATTCGGCGCCCGGCCCGAAGCTTTCGCGATCCTCGGCCGCGCCGCGACGGTGCGGACCACCACGCCAGGGGCCGTCATGTCCCCGGTCGTCACGGGGGTGGCCGCCGGAGGCGTCTTCGTCATGACGGTGTTCGTCACCGTGGTCGTGGCGGCAGTGTTCGTGGTGCGGTCCGCGGTGACGACGGTCATCGCCCTCGTCGCGCGGTCCGCGACGACGGCCGCCGCGCTCGCCTCGTTCCCGCTCGCCGGCGCCGCGCTCGCCGCGGTCTCGATCACGGCCGCGAGTTCGACCGCGCCCCGACGGGCCGCGGCGCTCGCCCCACCCGTCGGCGAGGTCATGCCCGAAGGTCTCGCGCACTGCTGCCCGGACCTTGTCCAGATCGATGCCGATGGCGCGTAACGCCTCCCGGTCTTCATCAAGGTTGCTTGACGTGTCGGTCGGTGTCTCGGTGGCTCCCTCGTCGTCCTGATGGCGGTCGGCGACGATCACGCGGGCATCGTCATACGTGATGCCATGGCGAGACAGGACCTTGAAGGCCGAGCCGCGCACGTTGGTGAGCAGGCCCAGCAGGATGTGGTCGGGTCCGAGTTGCTCGTGGCCGAGTTCGGACCGCTCGGTCATCGCCTGCATGAAGGCGATCTTGATCTCTGTGTCAGATCGGTTGAACATGTTGTGCTCCTTGAAGATTCGTTGGCCCG is a genomic window containing:
- a CDS encoding Clp protease N-terminal domain-containing protein, with translation MFNRSDTEIKIAFMQAMTERSELGHEQLGPDHILLGLLTNVRGSAFKVLSRHGITYDDARVIVADRHQDDEGATETPTDTSSNLDEDREALRAIGIDLDKVRAAVRETFGHDLADGWGERRGPSGRGRTRGRDRDRGERGAGERERGERGGRRRGPRDEGDDRRHRGPHHEHCRHDHGDEHRHDEDASGGHPRDDRGHDGPWRGGPHRRGAAEDRESFGPGAEFGPFGEFFGGPRGRGSRGPQSRRFRGFGNLTPSLRQLQRELFGGLRAQAIAAREEGRRPTGLTAGHLLAAIIDVEDPVVEAVLATADDPQAMRRDIAELAGQQPTT
- a CDS encoding beta-phosphoglucomutase family hydrolase; translated protein: MLGLPDTITTCLFDLDGVLTDTASVHRAAWKKTFDAYLKAKDGNDFQEFTDKDYNDFVDGKPRQDGVRDFLESRDIHLPDGDPDDPAEAATVWGLGNRKNEQVQHAIEHDGVTVYDGSRRYLQAAQEAGLRRFVVSSSANTEKVLEVTGLATYIEGRVDGVTLTQQHLKGKPAPDSFLAGARLAGVSPSQAVVFEDATSGVAAGRAGHFGYVVGVDRVDHAKDLMDHGADIVVRDLADLLAPRKSNDGNA